The following are from one region of the Bos mutus isolate GX-2022 chromosome 18, NWIPB_WYAK_1.1, whole genome shotgun sequence genome:
- the DLL3 gene encoding delta-like protein 3 — protein sequence MVAPQMPQLLSSTVILALFFLPQAQPAGVFELQIHSFGPGPGPGTPRSPCKAGGSCRLFFRVCLKPGLSEETAEAPCTLGAALSARGPVYTAQPGALAPELRLPDGLLRVPFRDAWPGTFSLIIETWREELGGQIGGAAWSLLARVAGRRLLAAGGPWTRDVQRAGAWELRFSYRARCEPPAVGAACARLCRSRGAPLRCDSELRPCAPVEEECEAPPVCRAGCSPEHGFCEQPDECRCLEGWTGPLCTIPVSSSSCLSSRGPSSATTGCLVPGPGPCDGNPCANGGSCSETLGSFECTCPRGFYGLRCEVSGVTCADGPCFNGGLCVGGADPDSAYICHCPPGFQGSNCEKRVDRCSLQPCRNGGLCLDLGHALRCRCRAGFAGPRCEHDLEDCTGHTCANGGTCLEGGGARRCSCALGFGGRDCRERADPCAARPCAHGGRCYAHFSGLVCACAPGYMGARCEFPVHPDGAGALPAAQPGLRQGDPQRFLLPPALGLLVAAGLAGAALLLVHVRRRGPSRDTGPRLLAGTPEPSVHALPDALNNMRTQEGPGDGPSPSSDWNHREDGDARSIYVISAPSVYAREA from the exons ATGGTCGCCCCGCAGATGCCCCAGCTCCTCTCCTCGACGGTGATCCTGGCGctctttttccttccccag GCACAGCCGGCCGGCGTCTTCGAGCTGCAGATCCACTCTTTCGGGCCAGGACCAGGTCCGGGCACGCCGCGGTCCCCCTGCAAGGCCGGGGGCTCCTGCCGTCTCTTCTTCAGGGTCTGCCTGAAGCCAGGGCTCTCCGAGGAGACCGCCGAGGCTCCTTGCACCCTGGGCGCGGCGCTGAGTGCGCGCGGACCGGTCTACACTGCGCAACCTGGAGCGCTAGCGCCGGAACTGCGGCTGCCGGACGGCCTCCTGCGCGTGCCTTTCCGGGACGCGTGGCCG GGCACCTTCTCTCTCATCATCGAAACCTGGAGAGAGGAGTTAGGTGGACAGATTGGAG GTGCCGCCTGGAGCCTGCTGGCGCGCGTGGCCGGCCGGCGTCTTCTGGCAGCTGGGGGCCCGTGGACCCGGGACGTGCAACGCGCAGGCGCCTGGGAGCTGCGCTTCTCCTACCGTGCGCGCTGCGAGCCGCCGGCCGTCGGGGCTGCGTGCGCGCGCCTCTGCCGCTCGCGTGGCGCCCCCTTGCGATGTGACTCGGAACTGCGTCCTTGCGCGCCCGTTGAGGAAGAGTGCGAGGCACCGC CGGTGTGTCGAGCAGGCTGCAGCCCAGAGCACGGCTTCTGTGAGCAGCCTGATGAGTGTCGATGCCTGGAGGGCTGGACTGGGCCCCTCTGCACAATCCCTGTCTCCAGCAGCAGCTGCCTCAGCTCCAGGGGCCCATCGTCTGCCACCACTGGATGCCTCGTACCTGGGCCTGGGCCCTGTGATGGGAACCCGTGTGCCAATGGGGGCAGCTGTAGT GAAACCCTGGGGTCCTTCGAATGCACCTGTCCCCGAGGGTTCTACGGGTTGCGGTGTGAGGTGAGCGGGGTGACATGTGCGGATGGACCTTGTTTCAATGGTGGCTTGTGTGTGGGGGGCGCAGACCCCGACTCTGCCTACATCTGCCACTGCCCGCCCGGTTTCCAAGGCTCCAACTGTGAGAAGCGGGTGGACCGGTGCAGCCTGCAGCCATGCCGGAATG GCGGACTCTGCTTGGATCTGGGTCACGCCCTCCGCTGCCGCTGCCGCGCCGGCTTCGCGGGGCCGCGCTGCGAGCACGACCTGGAAGACTGCACGGGCCACACCTGCGCCAACGGCGGCACTTGCCTGGAGGGAGGCGGCGCGCGCCGCTGCTCCTGCGCGCTGGGCTTCGGCGGCCGCGACTGTAGGGAGCGCGCCGACCCGTGTGCCGCGCGCCCCTGCGCCCACGGCGGCCGCTGCTACGCGCACTTCTCCGGCCTCGTCTGCGCCTGCGCGCCGGGCTACATGGGCGCGCGGTGCGAGTTCCCGGTTCACCCCGACGGCGCGGGCGCATTGCCCGCGGCCCAGCCCGGCCTGAGACAGGGGGACCCACAGCGCTTCCTTTTGCCGCCGGCTTTGGGACTGCTGGTGGCCGCGGGCTTGGCCGGCGCTGCGCTCTTGCTGGTCCACGTGCGACGCCGTGGCCCTAGCCGGGATACTGGGCCTCGCTTGTTGGCGGGGACCCCGGAGCCATCGGTCCACGCTCTCCCTGATGCACTCAACAACATGAGGACGCAGGAAGGTCCCGGGGACGGCCCGAG CCCGTCCTCTGACTGGAATCACCGTGAAGATGGAGACGCTCGTTCGATTTACGTCATATCTGCTCCTTCCGTCTATGCTCGGGAG GCTTGA
- the SELENOV gene encoding selenoprotein V: protein MNNQPRTPAPTPARASTPVRGSTLHRTSIQVRTPTPGPDSGPTRITTLLRTPALIRTLTPIRTPTPVRTPTPVPPSTPVRSPIPVRTPTPVPPSTPVRTPTPVPLSTPVRPPTPVRPPTPVRPPTPVRPPTPIGTPTLIRSPTPVQIPIPDPIPTPIPSRVLIPPLESLPDSALPSGPPLELEPTLTVSPAKNLEPSPRVKQVSSAANGFPPIQEPLPALTPLATDLRSPSLGSPLRTDTSTTKLIASSSGHVPGTPILGAIQAILPVPATALASISGNLKEENKIMIRVVYCGLUSYSLRYILLRKSLEQQFPNSLIFEEEISAQATGEFEVFVDGKLIHSKKNGDGFVDEVKLQTIVNLLNEEFKKKVAGN from the exons ATGAACAACCAGCCGCGGACCCCAGCCCCTACTCCGGCCCGGGCCTCGACTCCGGTCCGGGGTTCGACCTTGCACAGGACCTCCATTCAGGTTCGGACTCCGACACCTGGCCCGGACTCGGGCCCGACCCGGATCACGACTCTGCTCCGGACGCCGGCTCTCATCCGGACCCTGACCCCCATCCGGACCCCAACTCCGGTCCGGACCCCAACTCCGGTCCCCCCCTCAACTCCGGTCCGGTCCCCAATTCCGGTCCGGACCCCAACTCCAGTCCCGCCCTCAACGCCGGTCCGGACCCCAACTCCGGTCCCGCTCTCGACTCCGGTCCGGCCCCCGACTCCCGTCCGCCCTCCGACTCCCGTCCGGCCCCCGACTCCTGTCCGGCCCCCGACACCGATCGGGACCCCGACACTGATCCGGTCCCCGACTCCGGTCCAGATCCCAATTCCGGACCCGATCCCAACCCCGATCCCATCTCGGGTCCTGATTCCTCCCTTGGAATCCCTCCCCGACTCGGCTCTGCCTTCGGGCCCGCCCCTGGAACTTGAACCCACCCTCACTGTGTCACCTGCCAAGAATCTTGAGCCAAGCCCGAGGGTGAAGCAAGTTTCATCAGCCGCCAATGGATTTCCTCCCATCCAAGAGCCCCTTCCTGCTCTTACTCCATTGGCCACCGATTTACGGTCCCCATCCCTCGGGTCCCCTCTGAGGACAGACACATCGACCACCAAGTTGATAGCTTCTTCTTCTGGACATGTCCCAGGGACGCCCATCCTAGGGGCCATCCAGGCCATCTTACCGGTTCCTGCCACCGCATTAGCCTCCATCAGTGGGAACctcaaagaggaaaacaagatCATGATTCGAGTGGTTTACTG TGGCCTCTGAAGCTACAGCTTGCGG TACATCCTATTGAGAAAGAGTCTGGAGCAGCAATTTCCAAACTCTCTAATCTTC gaggaggaaatatcTGCCCAGGCTACAGGGGAGTTTGAAGTGTTTGTGGATGGGAAACTGATACATTCAAAGAAG AATGGTGATGGCTTTGTGGATGAGGTCAAGCTACAGACAATTGTCAACCTGCTCAATGAGGAGTTCAAGAAAAAGGTAGCAGGCAACTAG